GCGACAGCGACAACACCGAGCAAGAAACCAAGAAAGACTTTGCCAAAACCGCCACTGCCGCTGCTTTTTTTCGCCATCTTGAGCAAACTCCTTGGGGGTGATGGCCGCTTTGAGGGGCGGCGGATGTTCTAATAAGGGATGGCCGCAGTTGGGTTTCCAGCCCGCAGGTCTTGAGTACCACAATAGCAAAGCGAAGCTTGTGCAGGAGTAATCGTTGATGTTCGGTTTTCGTTCGAGTGTAAAGAAGGTAGCAGGATTGTTGCTGGCGGGGTTGATGGCCAGCGGGGCGGTTGCGGTACAGGCACAGGTGACGCACAGGACGCGGCGGGAGTCGAGCGCCAACCGCAAGGCTCGCATTGCGCGGACGACTGCGGAGACGTACAGCCATCGGTATGAAGTTGCGGGGGGCGGCGGATACATGCGGTTCAAACCAGGCTCTTCCCTGCAGAAGAATAATGAAGTGACGTTCTGGATGTCGGGAACCTACTTCCTGAATCCGAAGCTGGGCATCATCGGAGAAGTTCGCGGGGCGTATGGAAATGCGAAGATCGGGAACAATCTAGGCTCGCCAGTAACCCTGCCCTTCAACCCGCAGATCTCGGAATACCCGTTCCTGGGCGGAGTGGCCTACCGGGTGTATGCGAAGGAGAAGATTGCTGTGACTGTGACCGGCGAAGGCGGAGCTGTTCTGGGCAAGTTTGACGGCGACGCCAAGGGTTTTCAGTCTAGGGATATCGGGGTATGGCAGGATGCGACCAAACCGGCGTTTGCCCTTGGTGCCAACTTCGACTACAACTTCTATCCGAACATCGCGTTTCGGGTTTCGCCAACCTACCTAGCGACGTTCTTCCGGTTGGATCCGACGGATCTGACTCACGGACCGCAGAGCACGATTCAGAACAACTTTGGCGTCAATGTCGGTCTGGTGTACCGGTTCGGAAAGATCAAGTAAGAGTTGGTTGATTGTGAGCGGGTGCGGCGAGAGACTTCGCTGCACCCGTTTTTGTTTTGCGCAAGAGTTGATCCTGGGATGCGGGTGAAGCAAGGCTACGTTCGACCAGAGATGCTGTGGCGCAAGTAAAATGCTGTGGCGGGAATGATTCGTAGGAGGCAGTTCGTAATGGCGACGATCAAGCAGGACGACTTTATCCGGAGTGTGGCGGATGCGCTGCAATACATCAGCTTCTACCATCCGGTGGACTACATTACGAACCTTGCACGGGCCTACGAGATGGAGCAGAGCCACGCCGCGAAGGATGCGATGGCGCAGATTCTGATCAACTCGCGGATGTGCGCCGAGGGTCATCGGCCAATCTGCCAGGACACGGGAATTGTGACGGCATTTGTGAAAGTCGGGATGGAGGTTCGGTGGGAGCCCGGCATCGGCGGCATGATGACGATGCAGGAGATGGTCGATGAGGGGGTGCGCGAGGCGTGGCGGAACGCCGATAACGTGTTGAGGCCGAGTATTCTGGAAGACCCTGCATTTACACGCAGAAATACCGGCGACAACACGCCGGCCATGGTGGTGGTCGAGTTGGTGGAGGGTGGAGAGGTGGACGTCACGGTTGCGTCGAAGGGCGGAGGCTCGGAGGCGAAGAGCAAGTTTGCGATGTTGAATCCTTCGGATTCGGTGGTGGACTGGGTGCTGAAGACAGTTCCGACGATGGGAGCGGGATGGTGTCCTCCGGGGATGCTGGGAATCGGGATCGGCGGGACCGCGGAGAAGGCGATGGTGATGGCGAAGGAGTCGCTGATGGACCCGATCGACATGCAGGAGTTGATCGCGCGGGGGGCCAAGACGAAGATCGAAGAGCTGAGGATCGAGCTGTATCACAAGGTCAATCGGCTGGGCATCGGTGCGCAGGGGCTGGGCGGACTGACAACTGTGCTTGACGTGAAGATCATGGACTTCCCGACGCACGCGGCGAATCTGCCGATCGCCATGATTCCGAACTGTGCGGCGACGCGGCATCTTCACTTCCACCTCGATGGCAGCGGACCAGTGATGGTGGATCCGCCGAAGCTGGATGCATGGCCGAAGCTGGAGTACGACGTGCATACAGCGCGACGGGTCGATCTGAATACCGTGACACACGACGATGTGAAGACTTGGAAGCCGGGCGAGGTGATTCTGCTCTCGGGCAAACTGCTGACCGGGCGCGACGCGGCACACAAGCGAATGACCGACATGTTGACGCGAGGCGAGAAGCTTCCGGTCGACTTCAAGAACCGGTTTATCTACTATGTGGGGCCGGTGGAGGCGGTGCGCGATGAGGCTGTAGGACCTGCCGGACCGACGACGGCAACGCGCATGGACAAGTTCACGCGACAGATGCTGGCCGAGACTGGCCTGCTGGGGATGATCGGCAAGGCGGAGCGCGGTCCGGCAGGGATTGATGCCATTCGCGAGTTCGAGGCGGTGTATCTGATCGCGATTGGCGGCGCCGCGTATCTGGTCTCGAAGGCGATCAAGAGTTCGAAGGTCCTGGCGTTCGCCGATCTGGGGATGGAGGCGATCTACGAGTTCGACGTGCAGGATATGCCTGTGACCGTGGCGGTCGACACCAAAGGCACCAGCGTGCATACGACGGGACCGGAGGAGTGGTCGCGCAGAATCGCCGGGATTCCGATTCTGCAGTAGCTGCGTGCGACTGTTGGTCTGTGTCACAGTACCCCTCCCCCGTCGTCAAAGTGCTAAAGTATTAAAAACAGAAGGCTTAGCTTTGTACTTTAGGTGTACATTATTCCATTCAAAGGACTTAGCGAAAAAATGTTTACTAAAAGGTAAAGGCCCCGATGGATGGTCGGGGCCTTCTCTGTTAGCTCTATCACCAGTATAGCAGTTGGGGCAGGATATTATGACAGGCGTATCTCTTTGAAACGATGATGGTTAGATTGACAGAATCGGGCAGTGGGTTAGTTTTGAACCCATTGATGTGAAGTTGCCTGTAACCCGACTTTAAGGGAACATCCGGAACTAAGCCGCGGAGTTGGGTGTCTATTCAAGGATGACGAAGGGATTGGGGCCACTGCTTACAATGACGGTTGGGCTTGCCGCACTTTGGATGCTTTCGAATGCATGGTCTACGCTGGGTCGGTCCGCAAGTGGAATTCCAGTCCTCTTATCTCATCAATGTAAGCGGCAGGAACTGATGAACATGGGCGACGGTAGAGAGATTTTTGTGCGCTATAGGCTTGATCACAGCAGCCTCGTGAACGACGATCTGATGCCTGTGGAAAATGATCTACGCCGTCAAATCAGGATGATCATGGCGACCCGTCAGGAACAAGTTCTCTTCTTCTATGCCGATGAGTCATTGCCGTTCGGTCAAGTGGCCGAGGTCTTAGCAGACTTTAGGACAGATGATCCCGCACTCTGGATCGTGATTCTCACCAAAGAACAGCTGAACTCAGTCGGCCCCGCCCGCGAATACCCGCCGATCTGCTTGCAAGTCATAAATTCCGCATAGCTCGCGTCGTCTCGGACTGCGGAATTCGCTACGTGGATAAGCACCTCAGGGTCGGAGTTCACGGAAACGGGGTTACGGTAGCAAGCGTTGGCAACCCGGAGCGGGTCGTGCTGCGCACGATGCCCACCTTAGCGACGATGAGACCGTCATGAAGATGGGGCACCCGAATTCCAGGGCTCTGCTAAGTGATGCGGGAGGGGTGCTCTGTCGGAGGCACAGGCTTGGGCTTCCGGCTGAGGACGAAGCTGCGACGCTTGCGGCGTTTGTCGGAGGCGTGGTCGATCTTCTTCCAGAAGCCGATGAAGTAGTCGATCGCGGAGATGATGGAGACGATGGTCATCCAGTAGATAGCGGTGACGGCGATGAAGTGGACGCCGACGATATAGCCGCCCCAGTTCCAGTAGTCCCAACGGTGCGCGAGGATGGCCGCGACGACCGAGACAATCTGGATGACGGTCTTGAGCTTTCCGATCTCGCTGGCTTCGATGGTGAAGCCTTCTGTGGCAGCGATGCTGCGGAGACCTGAGACCAGGAACTCGCGTCCGATAACCAGGACCGCGATCCAGGGCGGCACTACGCGGGGGTTATAGGCCACCAGGATGATGTAGGCGGCAGTGACCATGAGCTTGTCGGCCAAGGGGTCGAGCAGCATGCCCATGGTGGTGATCTGTTTGCGGCGGCGGGCGAGGTAGCCGTCGAGGCCGTCGGTAATGGCGGCAAGGATGAAGACGATGCTGGCGATGATCTCCTGTTCGCCGCCGCGGAGGCCTACCGCTCCGTGTCCGCCGGTGAAGGGGAAGGCGGGCGAGAGTATCCAGATGAGCAGAGGAACGCATGCGATACGGCTCATCGTGATGGAGTTGGGCAGGTTCATCGAGAGGTTACACAGTCCGCAGCAGGAGTACGCGGCACACTAGCATTCTGCCACAGTAAGACGCGTGAAAGTGGGAAAGGCTAAAGGCAGCCTGAGTTTGCGGGGCGCGCTTCCTCTTGAGCATAGTCCGACTTTCCGGCGCAGGAGTGGCTTTGGTTGGCTGTTGGCACCGCGCACGTCAAGCGCTGCGCCCGTCTGCGGCCACGATGGGTAGGAACGGCATCCTCCTAGACGGCTAT
This Tunturibacter gelidoferens DNA region includes the following protein-coding sequences:
- a CDS encoding outer membrane beta-barrel protein, whose product is MFGFRSSVKKVAGLLLAGLMASGAVAVQAQVTHRTRRESSANRKARIARTTAETYSHRYEVAGGGGYMRFKPGSSLQKNNEVTFWMSGTYFLNPKLGIIGEVRGAYGNAKIGNNLGSPVTLPFNPQISEYPFLGGVAYRVYAKEKIAVTVTGEGGAVLGKFDGDAKGFQSRDIGVWQDATKPAFALGANFDYNFYPNIAFRVSPTYLATFFRLDPTDLTHGPQSTIQNNFGVNVGLVYRFGKIK
- a CDS encoding fumarate hydratase, whose protein sequence is MATIKQDDFIRSVADALQYISFYHPVDYITNLARAYEMEQSHAAKDAMAQILINSRMCAEGHRPICQDTGIVTAFVKVGMEVRWEPGIGGMMTMQEMVDEGVREAWRNADNVLRPSILEDPAFTRRNTGDNTPAMVVVELVEGGEVDVTVASKGGGSEAKSKFAMLNPSDSVVDWVLKTVPTMGAGWCPPGMLGIGIGGTAEKAMVMAKESLMDPIDMQELIARGAKTKIEELRIELYHKVNRLGIGAQGLGGLTTVLDVKIMDFPTHAANLPIAMIPNCAATRHLHFHLDGSGPVMVDPPKLDAWPKLEYDVHTARRVDLNTVTHDDVKTWKPGEVILLSGKLLTGRDAAHKRMTDMLTRGEKLPVDFKNRFIYYVGPVEAVRDEAVGPAGPTTATRMDKFTRQMLAETGLLGMIGKAERGPAGIDAIREFEAVYLIAIGGAAYLVSKAIKSSKVLAFADLGMEAIYEFDVQDMPVTVAVDTKGTSVHTTGPEEWSRRIAGIPILQ
- the pgsA gene encoding CDP-diacylglycerol--glycerol-3-phosphate 3-phosphatidyltransferase produces the protein MNLPNSITMSRIACVPLLIWILSPAFPFTGGHGAVGLRGGEQEIIASIVFILAAITDGLDGYLARRRKQITTMGMLLDPLADKLMVTAAYIILVAYNPRVVPPWIAVLVIGREFLVSGLRSIAATEGFTIEASEIGKLKTVIQIVSVVAAILAHRWDYWNWGGYIVGVHFIAVTAIYWMTIVSIISAIDYFIGFWKKIDHASDKRRKRRSFVLSRKPKPVPPTEHPSRIT